A single genomic interval of Drosophila virilis strain 15010-1051.87 chromosome 2, Dvir_AGI_RSII-ME, whole genome shotgun sequence harbors:
- the Best1 gene encoding bestrophin-2 isoform X4: protein MTITYTGEVATCRGFGCFLKLLLRWRGSIYKLVWLDLLAFLTLYYLLNLVYRFALNESQKETFEAIVAYCNSYRDLIPLSFVLGFYVSIVMTRWWNQYTSIPWPDPIAVFVSSNVHGQDERGRVMRRTIMRYVCLCLTMVLANISPRVKKRFPGLNNLVEAGLLNENERTIIETMNKSFPRPSKHWLPIVWAASIITRARKEGRIRDDFAVKTIIDELNKFRGQCGLLISYDTISVPLVYTQVVTLAVYSYFLTCCMGQQWTNGKVVGTSSYLNKVDLYFPVFTTLQFFFYMGWLKVAESLINPFGEDDDDFEVNWMVDRNLQVSYLIVDEMHHDHPELLKDQYWDEVFPNELPYTVAAERFRENHPEPSTAKIDVPKNAAMTSGMSSVRIDEMGDDASGIHFSAGNGKSRLGLGSSPSLVSVSGTLSRVNTVASALKRFLSRDDSRPSSATPTEDPGKYRFPSSASSASLTGTTGGPAAVKPAGSMRITQQVIEEVDEQATITSMRPNDPRPNVKDIFAPATGQPQTAPLQPPPPATGAATPSRSQPVDIPRRSPQYERAHSQYDPTPSLFPPGGVDALLSTSAPAGDSPLLMSAATAPSSPVGDSSKSLFEQHKAASRETVENLDIKTSNDILANTAADAAPNVGDDFEKLKAAREKEKLVRQQMNLARTISTAPGVDPSGVVPLVPVVPVAMPMMAPTAPQPNTTTALPAVASSADLLAGGEPVTNSTTKSEDATPGS from the exons ATGACAATAACATATACAGGTGAAGTGGCCACCTGCCGTggctttggctgctttctCAAACTGCTTCTCAG GTGGCGCGGAAGTATTTACAAATTAGTTTGGCTGGATCTGCTCGCTTTTCTTACACTATATTATTTGCTGAATTTGGTCTACCGCTTTGCGCTCAATGAAAGCCAAAAAGA AACGTTCGAGGCGATCGTGGCCTATTGTAACAGCTATCGTGATCTCATCCCGCTGTCCTTTGTGCTCGGCTTCTATGTCTCAATTGTAATGACACGCTGGTGGAATCAGTACACATCTATTCCTTGGCCGGATCCAATCGCTGTATTCGTCAGCTCCAATGTGCACGGCCAGGATGAACGCGGTCGGGTTATGCGTCGCACAATCATGCGCtatgtgtgcctgtgcctCACGATGGTTCTGGCGAATATATCACCACGCGTCAAGAAACGATTTCCTGGCCTAAACAATCTCGTGGAAGCGGGCTTGCTCAATGAGAACGAGCGTACAATCATTGAGACAATGAACAAATCTTTTCCGCGACCCTCCAAGCACTGGCTCCCAATTGTGTGGGCGGCCAGCATCATTACGCGGGCAAGAAAAGAG GGCCGCATTAGGGACGATTTCGCCGTGAAGACCATCATCGATGAACTAAACAAGTTTCGAGGACAGTGCGGACTGCTTATTAGTTATGATACGATCAGTGTGCCCCTGGTTTACACACAGGTGGTTACTTTGGCTGTTTATTCCTATTTCCTCACCTGCTGCATGGGGCAGCAGTGGACGAATGGAAAAGTCGTGGGCACCAGTAGCTATCTGAACAAGGTAGATTTGTATTTTCCAGTGTTTACCACGCTGCAGTTCTTTTTCTACATGGGCTGGCTCAAGGTGGCTGAGTCTCTGATCAATCCCTTTGgcgaggatgatgatgattttgAA GTTAATTGGATGGTGGATCGCAATCTGCAAGTCTCCTATTTGATTGTAGATGAAATGCATCATGATCATCCAGAATTACTTAAGGATCAGTACTGGGACGAGGTGTTTCCCAATGAGCTACCCTATACTGTTGCTGCAGAACGGTTTCGCGAGAATCATCCGGAGCCTTCCACAGCCAAGATCGATGTACCGAAGAATGCGGCCATGACCTCTGGGATGTCATCTGTGCGCATCGATGAAATG GGCGACGACGCCAGCGGCATACATTTCTCAGCAGGCAATGGCAAATCGCGGCTGGGGCTAGGCTCCTCGCCCAGTCTGGTTAGTGTATCGGGTACACTGTCCCGGGTAAATACGGTGGCGTCGGCACTGAAACGTTTCCTAAGTCGCGACGACAGCCGTCCAAgctctgccacgcccaccgaAGATCCGGGCAAGTATCGCTTCCCGAGCAGCGCCAGCTCGGCAAGTTTAACGGGCACCACTGGCGGCCCAGCTGCTGTGAAGCCCGCAGGCAGCATGCGCATAACCCAACAGGTCATTGAGGAGGTGGACGAGCAGGCCACCATTACGTCGATGCGTCCCAACGATCCGCGTCCCAATGTAAAGGATATATTTGCGCCGGCCACTGGTCAGCCGCAAACAGCGCCACTGCAGCCGCCACCGCCtgcaacaggagcagcaacacCGTCACGCTCCCAGCCAGTGGACATACCCAGACGCTCGCCGCAGTACGAGCGCGCCCACTCGCAGTATGATCCGACGCCATCACTCTTTCCGCCTGGTGGCGTGGATGCTCTGCTGAGCACATCAGCCCCAGCCGGAGACAGTCCCTTACTCATGTCAGCAGCCACGGCGCCCAGTTCGCCGGTGGGCGACAGCAGCAAGTCGCTGTTCGAGCAGCACAAGGCCGCCAGCCGTGAGACGG TCGAAAATCTTGACATCAAAACATCGAACGATATACTGGCCAACACAGCTGCCGATGCTGCTCCGAATGTCGGCGATGATTTTGAGAAGCTGAAAGCTGCTCGGGAAAAGGAGAAGCTGGTGCGCCAGCAAATGAACCTGGCCCGTACCATTAGCACTGCCCCGGGTGTGGATCCCTCCGGAGTTGTTCCGCTGGTGCCAGTTGTGCCCGTGGCCATGCCAATGATGGCGCCCACTGCGCCCCAGCCGAACACAACGACCGCGCTCCCGGCTGTTGCTTCCAGCGCCGATTTACTCGCCGGCGGCGAACCAGTGACCAATTCAACCACTAAATCCGAGGATGCCACCCCAGGAAGTTGA
- the Best1 gene encoding bestrophin-2 isoform X3, with protein sequence MTITYTGEVATCRGFGCFLKLLLRWRGSIYKLVWLDLLAFLTLYYLLNLVYRFALNESQKETFEAIVAYCNSYRDLIPLSFVLGFYVSIVMTRWWNQYTSIPWPDPIAVFVSSNVHGQDERGRVMRRTIMRYVCLCLTMVLANISPRVKKRFPGLNNLVEAGLLNENERTIIETMNKSFPRPSKHWLPIVWAASIITRARKEGRIRDDFAVKTIIDELNKFRGQCGLLISYDTISVPLVYTQVVTLAVYSYFLTCCMGQQWTNGKVVGTSSYLNKVDLYFPVFTTLQFFFYMGWLKVAESLINPFGEDDDDFEVNWMVDRNLQVSYLIVDEMHHDHPELLKDQYWDEVFPNELPYTVAAERFRENHPEPSTAKIDVPKNAAMTSGMSSVRIDEMGDDASGIHFSAGNGKSRLGLGSSPSLVSVSGTLSRVNTVASALKRFLSRDDSRPSSATPTEDPGKYRFPSSASSASLTGTTGGPAAVKPAGSMRITQQVIEEVDEQATITSMRPNDPRPNVKDIFAPATGQPQTAPLQPPPPATGAATPSRSQPVDIPRRSPQYERAHSQYDPTPSLFPPGGVDALLSTSAPAGDSPLLMSAATAPSSPVGDSSKSLFEQHKAASRETAIERPDAAQIFRWFVTPVENLDIKTSNDILANTAADAAPNVGDDFEKLKAAREKEKLVRQQMNLARTISTAPGVDPSGVVPLVPVVPVAMPMMAPTAPQPNTTTALPAVASSADLLAGGEPVTNSTTKSEDATPGS encoded by the exons ATGACAATAACATATACAGGTGAAGTGGCCACCTGCCGTggctttggctgctttctCAAACTGCTTCTCAG GTGGCGCGGAAGTATTTACAAATTAGTTTGGCTGGATCTGCTCGCTTTTCTTACACTATATTATTTGCTGAATTTGGTCTACCGCTTTGCGCTCAATGAAAGCCAAAAAGA AACGTTCGAGGCGATCGTGGCCTATTGTAACAGCTATCGTGATCTCATCCCGCTGTCCTTTGTGCTCGGCTTCTATGTCTCAATTGTAATGACACGCTGGTGGAATCAGTACACATCTATTCCTTGGCCGGATCCAATCGCTGTATTCGTCAGCTCCAATGTGCACGGCCAGGATGAACGCGGTCGGGTTATGCGTCGCACAATCATGCGCtatgtgtgcctgtgcctCACGATGGTTCTGGCGAATATATCACCACGCGTCAAGAAACGATTTCCTGGCCTAAACAATCTCGTGGAAGCGGGCTTGCTCAATGAGAACGAGCGTACAATCATTGAGACAATGAACAAATCTTTTCCGCGACCCTCCAAGCACTGGCTCCCAATTGTGTGGGCGGCCAGCATCATTACGCGGGCAAGAAAAGAG GGCCGCATTAGGGACGATTTCGCCGTGAAGACCATCATCGATGAACTAAACAAGTTTCGAGGACAGTGCGGACTGCTTATTAGTTATGATACGATCAGTGTGCCCCTGGTTTACACACAGGTGGTTACTTTGGCTGTTTATTCCTATTTCCTCACCTGCTGCATGGGGCAGCAGTGGACGAATGGAAAAGTCGTGGGCACCAGTAGCTATCTGAACAAGGTAGATTTGTATTTTCCAGTGTTTACCACGCTGCAGTTCTTTTTCTACATGGGCTGGCTCAAGGTGGCTGAGTCTCTGATCAATCCCTTTGgcgaggatgatgatgattttgAA GTTAATTGGATGGTGGATCGCAATCTGCAAGTCTCCTATTTGATTGTAGATGAAATGCATCATGATCATCCAGAATTACTTAAGGATCAGTACTGGGACGAGGTGTTTCCCAATGAGCTACCCTATACTGTTGCTGCAGAACGGTTTCGCGAGAATCATCCGGAGCCTTCCACAGCCAAGATCGATGTACCGAAGAATGCGGCCATGACCTCTGGGATGTCATCTGTGCGCATCGATGAAATG GGCGACGACGCCAGCGGCATACATTTCTCAGCAGGCAATGGCAAATCGCGGCTGGGGCTAGGCTCCTCGCCCAGTCTGGTTAGTGTATCGGGTACACTGTCCCGGGTAAATACGGTGGCGTCGGCACTGAAACGTTTCCTAAGTCGCGACGACAGCCGTCCAAgctctgccacgcccaccgaAGATCCGGGCAAGTATCGCTTCCCGAGCAGCGCCAGCTCGGCAAGTTTAACGGGCACCACTGGCGGCCCAGCTGCTGTGAAGCCCGCAGGCAGCATGCGCATAACCCAACAGGTCATTGAGGAGGTGGACGAGCAGGCCACCATTACGTCGATGCGTCCCAACGATCCGCGTCCCAATGTAAAGGATATATTTGCGCCGGCCACTGGTCAGCCGCAAACAGCGCCACTGCAGCCGCCACCGCCtgcaacaggagcagcaacacCGTCACGCTCCCAGCCAGTGGACATACCCAGACGCTCGCCGCAGTACGAGCGCGCCCACTCGCAGTATGATCCGACGCCATCACTCTTTCCGCCTGGTGGCGTGGATGCTCTGCTGAGCACATCAGCCCCAGCCGGAGACAGTCCCTTACTCATGTCAGCAGCCACGGCGCCCAGTTCGCCGGTGGGCGACAGCAGCAAGTCGCTGTTCGAGCAGCACAAGGCCGCCAGCCGTGAGACGG CGATTGAGAGACCCGATGCAGCGCAGATTTTCAGGTGGTTCGTGACGCCCG TCGAAAATCTTGACATCAAAACATCGAACGATATACTGGCCAACACAGCTGCCGATGCTGCTCCGAATGTCGGCGATGATTTTGAGAAGCTGAAAGCTGCTCGGGAAAAGGAGAAGCTGGTGCGCCAGCAAATGAACCTGGCCCGTACCATTAGCACTGCCCCGGGTGTGGATCCCTCCGGAGTTGTTCCGCTGGTGCCAGTTGTGCCCGTGGCCATGCCAATGATGGCGCCCACTGCGCCCCAGCCGAACACAACGACCGCGCTCCCGGCTGTTGCTTCCAGCGCCGATTTACTCGCCGGCGGCGAACCAGTGACCAATTCAACCACTAAATCCGAGGATGCCACCCCAGGAAGTTGA
- the Best1 gene encoding uncharacterized protein Best1 isoform X2 translates to MTITYTGEVATCRGFGCFLKLLLRWRGSIYKLVWLDLLAFLTLYYLLNLVYRFALNESQKETFEAIVAYCNSYRDLIPLSFVLGFYVSIVMTRWWNQYTSIPWPDPIAVFVSSNVHGQDERGRVMRRTIMRYVCLCLTMVLANISPRVKKRFPGLNNLVEAGLLNENERTIIETMNKSFPRPSKHWLPIVWAASIITRARKEGRIRDDFAVKTIIDELNKFRGQCGLLISYDTISVPLVYTQVVTLAVYSYFLTCCMGQQWTNGKVVGTSSYLNKVDLYFPVFTTLQFFFYMGWLKVAESLINPFGEDDDDFEVNWMVDRNLQVSYLIVDEMHHDHPELLKDQYWDEVFPNELPYTVAAERFRENHPEPSTAKIDVPKNAAMTSGMSSVRIDEMVGNNSTGASGSKPPSAEQPQGAPMQTVTYDLSKAAPDEEGDDASGIHFSAGNGKSRLGLGSSPSLVSVSGTLSRVNTVASALKRFLSRDDSRPSSATPTEDPGKYRFPSSASSASLTGTTGGPAAVKPAGSMRITQQVIEEVDEQATITSMRPNDPRPNVKDIFAPATGQPQTAPLQPPPPATGAATPSRSQPVDIPRRSPQYERAHSQYDPTPSLFPPGGVDALLSTSAPAGDSPLLMSAATAPSSPVGDSSKSLFEQHKAASRETVENLDIKTSNDILANTAADAAPNVGDDFEKLKAAREKEKLVRQQMNLARTISTAPGVDPSGVVPLVPVVPVAMPMMAPTAPQPNTTTALPAVASSADLLAGGEPVTNSTTKSEDATPGS, encoded by the exons ATGACAATAACATATACAGGTGAAGTGGCCACCTGCCGTggctttggctgctttctCAAACTGCTTCTCAG GTGGCGCGGAAGTATTTACAAATTAGTTTGGCTGGATCTGCTCGCTTTTCTTACACTATATTATTTGCTGAATTTGGTCTACCGCTTTGCGCTCAATGAAAGCCAAAAAGA AACGTTCGAGGCGATCGTGGCCTATTGTAACAGCTATCGTGATCTCATCCCGCTGTCCTTTGTGCTCGGCTTCTATGTCTCAATTGTAATGACACGCTGGTGGAATCAGTACACATCTATTCCTTGGCCGGATCCAATCGCTGTATTCGTCAGCTCCAATGTGCACGGCCAGGATGAACGCGGTCGGGTTATGCGTCGCACAATCATGCGCtatgtgtgcctgtgcctCACGATGGTTCTGGCGAATATATCACCACGCGTCAAGAAACGATTTCCTGGCCTAAACAATCTCGTGGAAGCGGGCTTGCTCAATGAGAACGAGCGTACAATCATTGAGACAATGAACAAATCTTTTCCGCGACCCTCCAAGCACTGGCTCCCAATTGTGTGGGCGGCCAGCATCATTACGCGGGCAAGAAAAGAG GGCCGCATTAGGGACGATTTCGCCGTGAAGACCATCATCGATGAACTAAACAAGTTTCGAGGACAGTGCGGACTGCTTATTAGTTATGATACGATCAGTGTGCCCCTGGTTTACACACAGGTGGTTACTTTGGCTGTTTATTCCTATTTCCTCACCTGCTGCATGGGGCAGCAGTGGACGAATGGAAAAGTCGTGGGCACCAGTAGCTATCTGAACAAGGTAGATTTGTATTTTCCAGTGTTTACCACGCTGCAGTTCTTTTTCTACATGGGCTGGCTCAAGGTGGCTGAGTCTCTGATCAATCCCTTTGgcgaggatgatgatgattttgAA GTTAATTGGATGGTGGATCGCAATCTGCAAGTCTCCTATTTGATTGTAGATGAAATGCATCATGATCATCCAGAATTACTTAAGGATCAGTACTGGGACGAGGTGTTTCCCAATGAGCTACCCTATACTGTTGCTGCAGAACGGTTTCGCGAGAATCATCCGGAGCCTTCCACAGCCAAGATCGATGTACCGAAGAATGCGGCCATGACCTCTGGGATGTCATCTGTGCGCATCGATGAAATGGTTGGTAATAATAGCACCGGCGCCTCTGGGTCTAAGCCGCCTTCAGCTGAACAGCCACAAGGCGCACCTATGCAGACAGTTACTTATGATCTTTCCAAAGCTGCGCCAGATGAGGAG GGCGACGACGCCAGCGGCATACATTTCTCAGCAGGCAATGGCAAATCGCGGCTGGGGCTAGGCTCCTCGCCCAGTCTGGTTAGTGTATCGGGTACACTGTCCCGGGTAAATACGGTGGCGTCGGCACTGAAACGTTTCCTAAGTCGCGACGACAGCCGTCCAAgctctgccacgcccaccgaAGATCCGGGCAAGTATCGCTTCCCGAGCAGCGCCAGCTCGGCAAGTTTAACGGGCACCACTGGCGGCCCAGCTGCTGTGAAGCCCGCAGGCAGCATGCGCATAACCCAACAGGTCATTGAGGAGGTGGACGAGCAGGCCACCATTACGTCGATGCGTCCCAACGATCCGCGTCCCAATGTAAAGGATATATTTGCGCCGGCCACTGGTCAGCCGCAAACAGCGCCACTGCAGCCGCCACCGCCtgcaacaggagcagcaacacCGTCACGCTCCCAGCCAGTGGACATACCCAGACGCTCGCCGCAGTACGAGCGCGCCCACTCGCAGTATGATCCGACGCCATCACTCTTTCCGCCTGGTGGCGTGGATGCTCTGCTGAGCACATCAGCCCCAGCCGGAGACAGTCCCTTACTCATGTCAGCAGCCACGGCGCCCAGTTCGCCGGTGGGCGACAGCAGCAAGTCGCTGTTCGAGCAGCACAAGGCCGCCAGCCGTGAGACGG TCGAAAATCTTGACATCAAAACATCGAACGATATACTGGCCAACACAGCTGCCGATGCTGCTCCGAATGTCGGCGATGATTTTGAGAAGCTGAAAGCTGCTCGGGAAAAGGAGAAGCTGGTGCGCCAGCAAATGAACCTGGCCCGTACCATTAGCACTGCCCCGGGTGTGGATCCCTCCGGAGTTGTTCCGCTGGTGCCAGTTGTGCCCGTGGCCATGCCAATGATGGCGCCCACTGCGCCCCAGCCGAACACAACGACCGCGCTCCCGGCTGTTGCTTCCAGCGCCGATTTACTCGCCGGCGGCGAACCAGTGACCAATTCAACCACTAAATCCGAGGATGCCACCCCAGGAAGTTGA
- the Best1 gene encoding uncharacterized protein Best1 isoform X1, whose protein sequence is MTITYTGEVATCRGFGCFLKLLLRWRGSIYKLVWLDLLAFLTLYYLLNLVYRFALNESQKETFEAIVAYCNSYRDLIPLSFVLGFYVSIVMTRWWNQYTSIPWPDPIAVFVSSNVHGQDERGRVMRRTIMRYVCLCLTMVLANISPRVKKRFPGLNNLVEAGLLNENERTIIETMNKSFPRPSKHWLPIVWAASIITRARKEGRIRDDFAVKTIIDELNKFRGQCGLLISYDTISVPLVYTQVVTLAVYSYFLTCCMGQQWTNGKVVGTSSYLNKVDLYFPVFTTLQFFFYMGWLKVAESLINPFGEDDDDFEVNWMVDRNLQVSYLIVDEMHHDHPELLKDQYWDEVFPNELPYTVAAERFRENHPEPSTAKIDVPKNAAMTSGMSSVRIDEMVGNNSTGASGSKPPSAEQPQGAPMQTVTYDLSKAAPDEEGDDASGIHFSAGNGKSRLGLGSSPSLVSVSGTLSRVNTVASALKRFLSRDDSRPSSATPTEDPGKYRFPSSASSASLTGTTGGPAAVKPAGSMRITQQVIEEVDEQATITSMRPNDPRPNVKDIFAPATGQPQTAPLQPPPPATGAATPSRSQPVDIPRRSPQYERAHSQYDPTPSLFPPGGVDALLSTSAPAGDSPLLMSAATAPSSPVGDSSKSLFEQHKAASRETAIERPDAAQIFRWFVTPVENLDIKTSNDILANTAADAAPNVGDDFEKLKAAREKEKLVRQQMNLARTISTAPGVDPSGVVPLVPVVPVAMPMMAPTAPQPNTTTALPAVASSADLLAGGEPVTNSTTKSEDATPGS, encoded by the exons ATGACAATAACATATACAGGTGAAGTGGCCACCTGCCGTggctttggctgctttctCAAACTGCTTCTCAG GTGGCGCGGAAGTATTTACAAATTAGTTTGGCTGGATCTGCTCGCTTTTCTTACACTATATTATTTGCTGAATTTGGTCTACCGCTTTGCGCTCAATGAAAGCCAAAAAGA AACGTTCGAGGCGATCGTGGCCTATTGTAACAGCTATCGTGATCTCATCCCGCTGTCCTTTGTGCTCGGCTTCTATGTCTCAATTGTAATGACACGCTGGTGGAATCAGTACACATCTATTCCTTGGCCGGATCCAATCGCTGTATTCGTCAGCTCCAATGTGCACGGCCAGGATGAACGCGGTCGGGTTATGCGTCGCACAATCATGCGCtatgtgtgcctgtgcctCACGATGGTTCTGGCGAATATATCACCACGCGTCAAGAAACGATTTCCTGGCCTAAACAATCTCGTGGAAGCGGGCTTGCTCAATGAGAACGAGCGTACAATCATTGAGACAATGAACAAATCTTTTCCGCGACCCTCCAAGCACTGGCTCCCAATTGTGTGGGCGGCCAGCATCATTACGCGGGCAAGAAAAGAG GGCCGCATTAGGGACGATTTCGCCGTGAAGACCATCATCGATGAACTAAACAAGTTTCGAGGACAGTGCGGACTGCTTATTAGTTATGATACGATCAGTGTGCCCCTGGTTTACACACAGGTGGTTACTTTGGCTGTTTATTCCTATTTCCTCACCTGCTGCATGGGGCAGCAGTGGACGAATGGAAAAGTCGTGGGCACCAGTAGCTATCTGAACAAGGTAGATTTGTATTTTCCAGTGTTTACCACGCTGCAGTTCTTTTTCTACATGGGCTGGCTCAAGGTGGCTGAGTCTCTGATCAATCCCTTTGgcgaggatgatgatgattttgAA GTTAATTGGATGGTGGATCGCAATCTGCAAGTCTCCTATTTGATTGTAGATGAAATGCATCATGATCATCCAGAATTACTTAAGGATCAGTACTGGGACGAGGTGTTTCCCAATGAGCTACCCTATACTGTTGCTGCAGAACGGTTTCGCGAGAATCATCCGGAGCCTTCCACAGCCAAGATCGATGTACCGAAGAATGCGGCCATGACCTCTGGGATGTCATCTGTGCGCATCGATGAAATGGTTGGTAATAATAGCACCGGCGCCTCTGGGTCTAAGCCGCCTTCAGCTGAACAGCCACAAGGCGCACCTATGCAGACAGTTACTTATGATCTTTCCAAAGCTGCGCCAGATGAGGAG GGCGACGACGCCAGCGGCATACATTTCTCAGCAGGCAATGGCAAATCGCGGCTGGGGCTAGGCTCCTCGCCCAGTCTGGTTAGTGTATCGGGTACACTGTCCCGGGTAAATACGGTGGCGTCGGCACTGAAACGTTTCCTAAGTCGCGACGACAGCCGTCCAAgctctgccacgcccaccgaAGATCCGGGCAAGTATCGCTTCCCGAGCAGCGCCAGCTCGGCAAGTTTAACGGGCACCACTGGCGGCCCAGCTGCTGTGAAGCCCGCAGGCAGCATGCGCATAACCCAACAGGTCATTGAGGAGGTGGACGAGCAGGCCACCATTACGTCGATGCGTCCCAACGATCCGCGTCCCAATGTAAAGGATATATTTGCGCCGGCCACTGGTCAGCCGCAAACAGCGCCACTGCAGCCGCCACCGCCtgcaacaggagcagcaacacCGTCACGCTCCCAGCCAGTGGACATACCCAGACGCTCGCCGCAGTACGAGCGCGCCCACTCGCAGTATGATCCGACGCCATCACTCTTTCCGCCTGGTGGCGTGGATGCTCTGCTGAGCACATCAGCCCCAGCCGGAGACAGTCCCTTACTCATGTCAGCAGCCACGGCGCCCAGTTCGCCGGTGGGCGACAGCAGCAAGTCGCTGTTCGAGCAGCACAAGGCCGCCAGCCGTGAGACGG CGATTGAGAGACCCGATGCAGCGCAGATTTTCAGGTGGTTCGTGACGCCCG TCGAAAATCTTGACATCAAAACATCGAACGATATACTGGCCAACACAGCTGCCGATGCTGCTCCGAATGTCGGCGATGATTTTGAGAAGCTGAAAGCTGCTCGGGAAAAGGAGAAGCTGGTGCGCCAGCAAATGAACCTGGCCCGTACCATTAGCACTGCCCCGGGTGTGGATCCCTCCGGAGTTGTTCCGCTGGTGCCAGTTGTGCCCGTGGCCATGCCAATGATGGCGCCCACTGCGCCCCAGCCGAACACAACGACCGCGCTCCCGGCTGTTGCTTCCAGCGCCGATTTACTCGCCGGCGGCGAACCAGTGACCAATTCAACCACTAAATCCGAGGATGCCACCCCAGGAAGTTGA